The following proteins come from a genomic window of Henningerozyma blattae CBS 6284 chromosome 4, complete genome:
- the GLY1 gene encoding threonine aldolase GLY1 (similar to Saccharomyces cerevisiae GLY1 (YEL046C); ancestral locus Anc_1.489), translating to MTTLNLPPIYKSASNDLRSDTFTTPTPEMLEAVLTATMGDSVYAEDTDTVRLEQEIAQLAGMESGLFCVSGTLSNQIAIRTHLMQPPYSILCDYRAHVYTHESAGLAILSQAMVSPVYPANGNYVTVEDLKKNFIPDDGDVHGAPTRLVSLENTLHGIITPLEELVRIKVWCMENNLKLHCDGARILNATAATGIPLKQYGEIFDSISICLSKSLGAPMGSILVGDSKFIKKCTHFRKQQGGGVRQCGIMSKMALVALHSNWKSKMIYSHSLAQEMSEFCKKHEIPLESPADTNFVFIDLSAANMDPDVLVKKGLKYGVRLMGGRISFHYQVSKETLLNAQKAVLEAFEYAKQHPYKSDAPTAVYRSASVEGLDIHGNQIKEIKTFKY from the coding sequence ATGACTACTTTAAACTTACCTCCAATCTACAAATCTGCTTCTAACGATTTACGTTCAGATACTTTTACCACCCCAACTCCAGAAATGTTGGAAGCAGTTTTGACTGCTACCATGGGGGACTCTGTGTATGCCGAAGATACTGACACTGTTAGATTAGAACAGGAGATTGCTCAACTGGCAGGTATGGAATCAGGGTTGTTCTGTGTTTCTGGTACTTTGTCCAATCAAATTGCTATTAGAACTCATTTGATGCAACCACCTTACTCCATCTTGTGTGATTACAGAGCTCATGTCTACACCCATGAATCTGCTGGTCTAGCTATCCTATCACAAGCTATGGTCTCTCCAGTATACCCAGCTAATGGTAATTACGTCACCGTGGAagatttgaagaagaatttcaTCCCAGATGATGGTGATGTTCACGGTGCTCCAACTAGATTGGtttctttagaaaataCTTTACATGGTATCATCACTCCATTAGAAGAATTGGTCAGAATCAAGGTTTGGTGTATGGAAAACAACTTGAAGCTACATTGTGATGGTGCTAGAATCTTAAATGCTACTGCTGCTACTGGTATTCCATTAAAACAATACGgtgaaatttttgattcCATCTCTATTTGTTTGTCCAAATCTTTGGGTGCCCCAATGGGTTCTATTTTGGTTGGTGATTCTAAGTTCATTAAGAAATGTACTCATTTCAGAAAACAACAAGGTGGTGGTGTTAGACAATGTGGGATCATGTCCAAGATGGCTTTGGTCGCCTTACATTCGAATTGGAAATCCAAAATGATATATTCACATTCTTTGGCCCAAGAAATGTCTGAGTTCTGTAAGAAACATGAAATTCCATTAGAATCTCCAGCTGACACAAATTTTGTCTTTATCGATTTATCTGCTGCCAATATGGACCCAGATGTTCTTGTCAAGAAAGGTTTGAAATACGGTGTTAGATTGATGGGTGGTAGAATCTCATTCCATTACCAAGTCTCAAAGGAAACCCTTTTGAACGCTCAAAAAGCCGTGTTGGAAGCTTTCGAATACGCTAAGCAGCATCCTTACAAATCTGACGCCCCAACTGCAGTCTACAGATCTGCTTCGGTAGAAGGTTTGGATATTCATGGTAATCAGATCAAAGAGATCAAGACTTTCAAGTATTAA
- the KCH1 gene encoding Kch1p (similar to Saccharomyces cerevisiae YJR054W and PRM6 (YML047C); ancestral locus Anc_1.495) — MFKSDWNYNVSSKTFKELDLSIFFTHKSKTISRYIFSIWAITVLKIALLCSDIYTCIKLLAFNTWANEVIQPYLSFKISKWLFSACILASVVLLVWEAVCGIRIFRTGNIALTYVNNFSRFLNSLFNYNRFCVYDRISPEGKSQKLAFFAFFELKDCIRLLFADSPRQVINGLTLWSVLLTVHSNSDLKDLQTFNNLISRIKRIAKTNYEEAVILSFMLFSFIIWLAFIIKFFIAVGCAIYVYIKFLPERNIGSLRQFVCITIAQNIDLLVIKQTRKRLLRKEKPSGEAQLNDNIDLENIDGDYFTTSSEFRNNSSISVIGDTAETDSLEETVKTPFMKTTCGNDIEKLASDNISGIEVDNASDISLGQLNPTEFSSPIMSTKRNSTNIYALKHVLDCKSADNLTLNSSQDNTNKALSKYHLQNKYPNNNGLELCMKDGSLLYDNTAYKNSYSSINIPRRKPPSLKIDNNIKTRKHILTPAGVYFSKSQVNVTKTSQPLKIEGENGVTERGIIESP; from the coding sequence ATGTTTAAAAGTGACTGGAATTACAATGTCAGTAGCAAAACTTTCAAGGAGTTAGATCTGTCGATCTTTTTTACTCATAAGTCGAAAACTATATCtcgatatattttttcaatctgGGCTATTAcagttttaaaaattgcTCTATTATGCTCTGACATTTATACATGCATTAAGTTATTAGCATTCAATACTTGGGCCAACGAAGTAATACAACCTTATCTATCCTTCAAAATATCTAAATGGCTATTTAGTGCATGTATATTGGCATCTGTTGTGCTGTTAGTATGGGAAGCCGTGTGTGgcattagaatttttagaaCAGGCAATATTGCCTTAACATATGTGAATAATTTCTCTCGATTCTTAAACtcattattcaattataaTAGATTTTGTGTTTATGATAGGATTTCTCCAGAAGGTAAAAGTCAAAAACTAGCTTTCTTCGCATTTTTTGAACTAAAAGACTGCattagattattatttgctgATTCGCCAAGACAGGTTATTAATGGATTAACTTTATGGTCTGTATTATTAACAGTACATAGCAATAGTGACTTAAAAGATTTACAGACATTCAATAACTTAATTTCCCGAATTAAGAGGATTGCTAAAACTAATTATGAAGAAGCTGtgattttatcttttatgctattttcatttattatctGGCTAGCCTTTATaatcaaattcttcattgCAGTAGGTTGTGCCATTTATGtctatataaaatttttgcCTGAAAGAAATATTGGAAGTCTTCGACAATTTGTTTGCATTACAATTGctcaaaatattgatttacTGGTCATCAAACAAACTCGAAAACGTTtattaagaaaagaaaagcCAAGCGGAGAAGctcaattaaatgataatattgatttggAGAATATTGATGGAGATTACTTTACGACATCATCTGAATTCAGAAATAATAGTTCCATTTCAGTAATTGGAGATACAGCAGAGACTGATTCTTTGGAGGAAACGGTTAAAACACCATTTATGAAAACTACTTGCGGgaatgatattgaaaagcTAGCTTCCGATAATATAAGTGGCATTGAAGTTGATAATGCATCAGATATATCTTTAGGACAGTTAAATCCTACAGAATTTTCCTCTCCAATTATGAGTACTAAAAGAAATAGTACCAACATATACGCATTAAAACACGTCTTAGATTGTAAATCGGCAGACAATCTAACTCTTAATAGCTCTCAggataatacaaataaagCTCTATCTAAATACCATTTGCAAAATAAGTATCCCAATAACAATGGTTTAGAGTTATGTATGAAAGATGGTTCACTGCTATATGACAATACTGCCTATAAAAATAGTTATTCAAGCATAAATATTCCTAGGAGAAAGCCGCCATCTCTAAAGAtcgataataatattaaaactaGAAAACATATATTAACTCCAGCAGGCGTCTACTTCTCAAAATCTCAAGTAAATGTAACTAAGACATCACAAccattaaaaatagaaggGGAGAATGGCGTCACTGAGCGGGGAATTATCGAATCACCATAA
- the GTA1 gene encoding Gta1p (similar to Saccharomyces cerevisiae YEL043W; ancestral locus Anc_1.487) gives MMELSTLCIVIAFFWLFYRLFWYLSIPLYKLASILKISIPYDTKVSIDKINIDSITIHWENEPLPVQPNSNTSTKTTNISHYYLYLNNIQIASFPNNSNYLYTCCSITGLKPATEYRLDFVTVNNLGYISKLPPIYCMTKSEESISSSSNSSINDLMKSGEWIRNPFTSISKSNSSSNSNSNSNSNSNPDSISNSNSNSFTNLNALTTTNNNNILNTNSNITKSNNTTVSILPSNSSNSTTTSFSTPYLTSLTTLKSLENFSIDDLKTILICAQEDLHAVLSQKKSVYEDFKDSKTQLEQELENLKVHWSDILDLRKSLKSNIKSLENSKLSNDLKISHFNKKIQNSKKNINKMETDIENWNSYQQNDLNLLNLKTSKSEIINNYQLKLNDLQSQIKTTKSSIETLQLRLKDLNNYNLKFDLIILNQILKHLKKSKSFDKYKLLIQINANTNTQLIKGKDFNFNETYSSKIINNKNSSLKKIINKQIANYQLIEKNWSDEKSNYLNQINALNKKFDTLSNANNKLRTAVLMQPLQMSNTNTTNTTIVVPNLMKSNSRSRSNSRSTTKSTSKRNSIIDTNSNNIYMSTNQNNSYLSNSNSKSPVRNETGYNDSRSTNQKNQNSNNKRKKSLNKRKCNKSISTSKYTNDDRYTNNDINSNNNNNNNNKNNGTINNKLNSSSTIVGQQPSSVSQSNQPSSIAMTTPLLSSTSMTTPSSLPQQHQALLEAQLQNGSVLPYNYLPDQLFQSSYPNQSDPSSALTPQNSIQESFNQSNFSRGLPTASIPQAQVIPSNTVFPWLLNSQQMNISNSSTNNITNNSTSEPNLEYDNSNHLLSGLQDMILDETDTPDQISNFSKGFTTDQLDNYWITKRSTSNSNSIINSQSNPTSHQNSNSISVNNENSKVSNNSTGNTAHNITPTVMPRASSPLANSSLTASPPPPHQPFLQEFVPPRASSPLAMQFESLLRSDSAPSNSHQHQSLLAATLNDSILSSFTDPLSATQNSDSFYSLPPTTNTSNAVGTSGINTNVEVMSAANANNIGMASNRNSSNLSKNTNHPNLSPFVSNDGLLLDSGSMLSNNILTHTTTNHSTGTNNGNNVLTPSQVQVNSPMFNSNDIWQPTTMEESIVGASTNVNGTGSSVNSLSTTPHSNFHVRNLSSGSIVTSVGKLNVRAHSSPSNVTIVEYHDESTPKKKQPSQLLSSQNTRYIQEEYQDQNETQSDGQNTDSSSNKPADNNATSGMSKLLSKSGMNHLFKLSTHDQ, from the coding sequence ATGATGGAATTATCGACACTATGTATAGTCATTGCTTTCTTTTGGTTGTTTTATAGATTATTTTGGTACTTATCAATTCCTCTTTATAAATTAGCTTccattttgaaaatttctaTACCGTATGATACAAAAGTTTCTATCGATAAAATCAATATAGACTCTATCACAATCCATTGGGAAAATGAACCTTTACCAGTACAACCGAATTCCAATACCTCTAcaaaaacaacaaatatatcacattattatttatatttaaataatattcaaattgcATCCTTTCCAAACAATtccaattatttatatacatGTTGTTCCATCACCGGCTTGAAACCTGCCACAGAATATCGATTGGATTTCGTAACAGTAAACAATTTGGGGTATATTAGCAAACTGCCGCCCATTTATTGTATGACTAAATCCGAGGAATCTATTTCgtcttcttcaaattccagtattaatgatttaatgaAAAGCGGAGAATGGATTAGAAACCCATTTActtcaatatcaaaatcaaaCTCAAGCTCAAACTccaattctaattcaaattcaaattcaaatccTGATTCtatatcaaattcaaattctaattcattcaCAAATTTGAACGCATTAACTAccactaataataataatatcttaaacactaatagcaatattacaaaatcaaataatacaacaGTTTCAATCTTAccttcaaattcatcaaacTCCACTACTACATCTTTTAGTACTCCATATTTAACAAGTTTAACCACTTTGAAATCattggaaaatttttctattgACGATTTGAAAACAATCCTAATCTGTGCCCAAGAAGATTTACATGCTGTTTTATCGCAAAAAAAGTCAGTCTATgaagattttaaagattcCAAGACTCAATTAGAACAAGAATTGGAAAACTTAAAAGTTCATTGGTCAGATATTTTAGATCTTagaaaatcattaaaatcaaacataaaatctttagaaaattcaaaattatcaaatgatttaaaaatttctcattttaataaaaaaattcaaaattccaaaaaaaatattaataaaatggaGACcgatattgaaaattggaATTCTTATCAacaaaatgatttaaatttacttAATTTGAAAACTTCTAAAAGtgaaattatcaataattatcaattaaaattaaatgatttacagtcacaaattaaaacaacGAAATCCTCCATTGAGACTTTACAATTGagattaaaagatttaaataattataatttgaagTTTGATTTGatcattttaaatcaaattttaaaacatttaaaaaaatcaaaatcatttgataaatataaattattaattcagATTAATGCCAATACCAACACTCAATTGATAAAAGGgaaagattttaattttaatgaaactTATAGTtccaaaattataaataataagaattcttcattgaaaaaaatcatcaaCAAACAAATTGccaattatcaattaatagaaaaaaattggtctgatgaaaaaagtaattatttaaatcaaattaatgccttgaataaaaaattcgaTACCTTAAGTaatgcaaataataaattaagaaCTGCTGTATTGATGCAACCTTTACAAATGTCCAATACCAATACCACTAATACAACTATTGTTGTTCCAAACTTAATGAAGTCAAATTCAAGATCAAGATCTAATTCTAGATCAACTACAAAATCTACTTCTAAGAGAAATTCCATTATTGatactaattcaaataacatCTATATGTCAACCAaccaaaataattcatatcTATCGAATTCAAATTCCAAATCACCTGTTCGTAATGAGACAGGTTATAATGATTCGAGATCAActaatcaaaaaaatcaaaattcaaataataaacgtAAAAAATCTCTCAATAAGCGTAAATGTAATAAATCCATAAGTACATCAAAATATACTAATGATGACAGAtatactaataatgatattaacagtaataataataataataataataataaaaacaatgGAACCATAAATAACAAACTAAACTCCTCTTCCACAATTGTTGGGCAACAACCATCTTCTGTATCTCAATCAAATCAACCTTCATCTATAGCAATGACTACCCCCTTATTATCATCAACTTCAATGACTACTCCCTCTTCATTACCTCAACAACATCAAGCTTTACTTGAAGCGCAATTACAAAATGGTTCTGTTTTGCCCTACAATTATTTACCAGATCAGTTATTTCAAAGCTCATATCCAAATCAATCAGATCCTTCATCTGCTTTAACTCCACAAAACTCTATTCAAGAATCATTTAATCaatctaatttttccaGAGGTTTACCAACTGCTTCAATTCCACAAGCTCAAGTGATTCCTTCAAACACTGTTTTCCCATGGTTACTTAATAGTCAGCAAATGAATATCTCAAATAGTTCTACAAATAACATAACCAATAACTCAACTAGTGAGCCTAATTTGGAATATGATAATTCTAATCATTTATTGTCTGGTTTACAAGACATGATCTTAGATGAAACTGATACTCCAGACCAAATtagtaatttttcaaagggCTTCACTACTGATCAATTGGATAATTATTGGATTACTAAAAGATCTAcatctaattcaaattctattattaattctcAATCAAATCCAACATCAcatcaaaattcaaattctatttctgtaaataatgaaaactCTAAAGTGAGCAATAATAGCACTGGTAATACAGCTCATAATATTACACCTACAGTGATGCCAAGAGCATCAAGCCCATTGGCTAATTCATCATTGACTGCCTCTCCTCCACCTCCACACCAACCATTTCTCCAAGAATTTGTTCCACCAAGAGCTAGTTCTCCATTGGCAATGCAGTTTGAATCATTACTAAGATCAGACTCTGCTCCATCAAATTCTCATCAGCATCAGAGTTTGTTGGCAGCAACATTAAATGATTCTATTTTATCTAGCTTCACAGATCCTTTATCTGCCACTCAAAACTCGGATTCTTTTTATAGTCTACCTCCCACTACTAATACTTCTAATGCTGTTGGAACATCAGGGATCAATACAAATGTTGAAGTAATGTCTGCCGCAaatgctaataatattggaaTGGCTAGTAATAGAAATTCCTCCAACCTCTCTAAAAATACTAATCATCCAAACCTATCACCATTTGTTTCGAATGATGGACTACTTCTGGATAGCGGTTCTATGCTGagcaataatattttgactCATACTACAACTAATCATTCCACAGGGACAAATAACGGGAATAATGTATTAACACCATCCCAAGTTCAAGTTAATTCTCCAATGttcaattcaaatgatatttGGCAACCAACTACTATGGAAGAAAGTATAGTTGGGGCGAGTACTAATGTAAATGGAACAGGATCGTCAGTGAACAGTCTAAGCACAACACCTCATTCTAATTTCCATGTACGAAACCTGAGTAGTGGTAGTATTGTCACAAGTGTTGGTAAATTAAATGTTAGAGCTCATTCATCACCTTCAAATGTTACAATTGTAGAATATCATGATGAGTCTACTCCTAAGAAGAAACAGCCTTCACAGTTGTTATCGTCTCAGAATACACGATATATTCAAGAAGAATATCAAGATCAAAATGAAACTCAAAGTGATGGTCAAAATACTGATTCCTCTTCGAATAAGCCAGCGGATAATAATGCAACTAGTGGAATGTCCAAACTTTTATCCAAGAGTGGTATGAACCACTTGTTCAAACTTTCTACTCATGACCAATAA
- the TCA17 gene encoding Tca17p (similar to Saccharomyces cerevisiae YEL048C; ancestral locus Anc_1.491), translating into MQDDYKPCFVSFIDANNKPILVHVTAKYRDNIDNLLKFNVLSNMSLDYFESQLFEWSSLSKNRELKTLFNIDGSKVYGMLIKQTGLKIIIGFNQNIIDDEVKIIEVFELIRKIYVKTKCNPFLNIDLNGNLSNISNDDDDNGKNHNLAQLLDDRLSKELS; encoded by the coding sequence ATGCAAGATGATTATAAGCCATGTTTCGTTTCTTTCATTGACGCAAATAATAAGCCAATTTTAGTCCATGTAACTGCAAAATATAGGGATAACATAGACAATCTGTTAAAATTCAATGTACTTTCTAATATGTCCTTAGACTATTTTGAAAGCcaattatttgaatggTCCtcattatcaaaaaatagAGAACTCAaaactttatttaatattgatgGTTCAAAAGTGTATGGTATGTTAATTAAGCAAACAGGATTGAAGATTATAATTGGATTTAATCAAAACATAATAGATGATGAAGTCAAAATTATCGAAGTTTTTGAACTTATTCGTAAAATTTATGTGAAAACTAAATGCAAcccatttttaaatattgatttaaatgGTAATCTAAGTAATATAAGTAATGACGACGATGATAACGGAAAGAATCACAACTTAGCACAATTGTTAGATGATAGGTTATCCAAAGAATTGTCTTAA
- the FRD1 gene encoding fumarate reductase (similar to Saccharomyces cerevisiae YEL047C and OSM1 (YJR051W); ancestral locus Anc_1.490), whose protein sequence is MLATMSPVVIVGTGLAGLATGNQLVNKYKIPVILLDKASSIGGNSIKASSGINGAMTTTQNALNVKDTPELFFNDTLKSAKARGSQLLMTKLSNDSKLAIQWLQSEFNIKLDLLAQLGGHSVPRTHRSSGKLPPGFEIVQALSNNLKTLSESKPDLVKILLNSKVVDLNLNNDSAITGIQYMNEENETITIQTKHVVFCSGGFSFSREMLKEFAPQLMDLPTTNGSQTTGDGQKLLSKLGANMIDMDQVQVHPTGFIDPNDRQSHWKFLAAEALRGLGGILIAPNTGKRFVNELDTRDNVTAAMNKTCPKDDVRALIVMSENVYQAYKNNMDFYLFKKLIKKSTIKDLVDQYNLPVTVDEFSNELIDYSNESTKDTFNRAHIINNFGSSVNSDTPIYVGEVTPVVHFTMGGAKINNKAEVLDKNDKVLSKGLYAAGEVSGGVHGSNRLGGSSLLECVVFGRTAADSISEDFN, encoded by the coding sequence ATGTTAGCTACTATGTCCCCCGTTGTCATTGTTGGTACGGGTCTTGCTGGCCTTGCCACAGGTAATCAATTAGTCAACAAATACAAGATCCCAGTCATCCTCTTGGATAAGGCATCCTCCATTGGTGGGAACTCTATTAAAGCCTCCAGTGGGATTAATGGTGCAATGACAACTACTCAAAATGCATTAAATGTTAAGGATACCCCTGAACTATTCTTTAACGATACACTCAAATCAGCAAAAGCTAGAGGGTCTCAATTGTTAATGACTAAATTATCCAACGATTCTAAATTGGCTATCCAATGGTTACAATctgaatttaatattaaactaGATCTATTGGCTCAATTGGGTGGTCATTCTGTGCCAAGAACTCATAGATCAAGTGGCAAATTACCTCCAGGATTCGAAATCGTTCAAGCtctttctaataatttgaaaactCTCTCCGAATCAAAACCTGATTTAGTAAAGattctattaaattcaaaagttgtagatttgaatttaaataacgATAGTGCCATTACTGGAATTCAATATAtgaatgaagaaaatgaaacaatTACTATTCAGACTAAGCACGTTGTATTTTGTTCAGGTGGCTTTTCATTTTCTCGTGAAATGCTAAAAGAATTTGCTCCTCAATTAATGGATTTACCTACGACAAATGGTTCACAAACTACTGGTGATGgtcaaaaattattatctaaattagGGGCTAATATGATTGATATGGATCAAGTTCAAGTACATCCAACTGGGTTTATTGATCCAAATGATCGTCAAAGCCATTGGAAATTCTTAGCAGCAGAAGCATTGAGAGGGCTGGGTGGGATTTTAATAGCTCCAAACACGGGGAAAAGATTTGTCAATGAATTAGATACTAGAGATAATGTTACTGCTGCTATGAATAAAACTTGTCCAAAGGATGATGTTAGAGCATTGATTGTAATGAGTGAAAATGTTTATCAAgcttataaaaataatatggatttctatttattcaaaaaattaattaaaaaatcaacaattaaagatttgGTTGACCAATATAATTTACCAGTTACAGTAGATGAATTCTCTAACGAATTGATTGATTATTCTAATGAATCAACTAAGGATACTTTCAACAGGGCCcatatcatcaataatttcGGCTCATCCGTCAATTCAGATACACCCATTTATGTTGGTGAAGTGACCCCAGTTGTGCATTTCACAATGGGTGGTGCAAAGATTAACAATAAAGCTGAAGTTTTGGATAAGAATGATAAAGTTTTATCAAAGGGTCTTTATGCTGCTGGGGAAGTCTCAGGAGGGGTTCATGGGTCTAATAGATTAGGTGGATCAAGTTTATTAGAATGTGTTGTGTTCGGTAGAACCGCCGCTGATTCCATTTCTGAAGATTTCAATTAA
- the IES6 gene encoding Ies6p (similar to Saccharomyces cerevisiae IES6 (YEL044W); ancestral locus Anc_1.488), with amino-acid sequence MSNTPNNSDARLEFLRSVYQQVSVPNIPSNYRRATYIDSKKKDGATKKKVYRRHRTSKQLIADELKRINKVLDEHKTSNTPVGTQINYFNINAPPSLKPIKKYCDITGLVGNYKSSTNNLRYYNSEIYQAVIKQIAPGMDQEYLKLRGDNFVLK; translated from the coding sequence ATGAGTAATACTCCCAATAATTCAGATGCAAGGCTAGAGTTTCTACGTTCTGTATATCAGCAAGTATCTGTGCCAAATATTCCATCAAATTACAGACGAGCTACATATATAGATAGTAAGAAAAAAGATGGTGctacaaagaaaaaagtgTACCGTAGACATCGTACGTCTAAACAATTGATTGCTGATGAATTGAAGCGTATCAATAAAGTGTTGGATGAACATAAGACTTCAAATACTCCCGTGGGTACACAGatcaattatttcaatatcaatgCGCCTCCATCTTTGAAACCAATAAAGAAGTACTGTGATATTACGGGCTTGGTTGGTAATTATAAGTCTTCTACAAATAATCTGAGGTACTATAACTCAGAGATATACCAGGCTGTTATTAAACAAATAGCCCCTGGAATGGATCAAgagtatttaaaattaagagGTGATAATTTCGTATTGAAATAG